One stretch of Oncorhynchus clarkii lewisi isolate Uvic-CL-2024 chromosome 1, UVic_Ocla_1.0, whole genome shotgun sequence DNA includes these proteins:
- the LOC139415138 gene encoding fatty-acid amide hydrolase 1-like isoform X1, whose amino-acid sequence MDSFNKGVMDQMDNYKQLIFGAKPKWTVILTVTACGASALVLLLKWFGHQQSWKKIQKAKVRRERSLQRAEHAVCQFNESHPETDTSLILSLSLAELSKQLKDGTLTPQAVFHSYMEKTLEVNRRLNCCTEVLLESWDQLEDVDSHKDGLLYGVPVSIKENIGYKGHDSTCGVICKLDLPATGDSVLVEVLKRQGAIPFVKTNVPQGLQNFDCGNPIYGQTLNPHNPQKTSGGSSGGEGALIGGGGSVLGLGSDIGGSIRIPSSFCGICGFKPTANRLSLRGASSCIRGQKSVLSSLGPMARDVDSLALCMQALLCDHMFRLDPTVPPIPFNQQVYQSSKPLRIGNYENDGYAMPSPSMGRALRETKALLEKAGHTLVSFSPPRLIYAMHELIVRGLLGDGGTTLLSHLKGGPVDLCLRDQIIPYSLPRTVKKILSILLKPIFPRIAASLDSLRGVGSVQDLWRHHADVEDYIHEVIAEWRRCELDVLLCPMVGPAYIHNYPGQLTSTLTYTIIYNLLNFPAGVVPVSTVTAEDEEELRHYKGNYGDLWDKLYKKAVTGGEGLPVAVQCVALPWQDELCLRFMREVEMLVREDKK is encoded by the exons ATGGATAGCTTTAACAAAGGCGTCATGGACCAAATGGATAACTATAAACAACTTATTTTTGGAGCAAAGCCGAAATGGACAGTGATTCTGACAGTCACTGCATGCGGTGCAAGTGCCTTGGTCCTTTTGTTGAAATGGTTCGGACACCAACAGTCGTGGAAGAAAATTCAGAAGGCAAAAGTGCGAAGAGAAAGGTCGCTGCAACGAGCAGAGCATGCTGTCTGTCAGTTCAACGAGTCG CACCCTGAAACAGacacctctctcatcctctcactgtcCCTGGCTGAGCTGTCCAAACAACTGAAGGACGGAACACTAACTCCACAAGCTGTGTTCCACTCATACATGGAAAAG ACCTTGGAGGTGAATAGGAGACTGAACTGTTGCACTGAGGTCCTGCTGGAAAGTTGGGATCAGCTGGAGGATGTTGACTCTCACAAGGATGGTCTCCTTTATGGGGTCCCTGTCAGcatcaaggaaaatattggatacaAG GGTCATGACTCTACGTGTGGCGTAATCTGTAAATTGGACCTGCCTGCCACAGGGGACAGTGTGCTAGTTGAAGTGCTGAAGAGACAAGGCGCCATTCCCTTCGTCAAGACCAACGTGCCCCAAGGCCTGCAAAA CTTTGACTGTGGTAACCCTATCTATGGGCAGACTCTGAACCCCCACAACCCCCAGAAGACGTCAGGGGGCTCGTCTGGTGGGGAAGGGGCGCTGATCGGAGGAGGGGGCTCGGTTCTGGGCTTAGGGTCCGACATCGGGGGCAGCATCCGCATCCCATCATCCTTCTGTGGGATCTGTGGCTTCAAGCCCACGGCCAACAGGCtgag ttTGCGAGGTGCTAGCTCCTGTATCCGGGGCCAAAAGTCCG TGCTGTCGTCCCTTGGGCCCATGGCTAGAGACGTAGACAGCCTGGCTCTCTGTATGCAGGCTCTGCTCTGTGACCACATGTTCAGACTGGACCCCACGGTACCACCCATCCCATTCAACCAACAG gTATACCAGAGCTCCAAGCCCCTGAGGATCGGTAACTATGAGAATGACGGCTATGCCATGCCCTCTCCAAGCATGGGCCGAGCCCTGAGGGAGACCAAGGCCCTGCTGGAGAAAGCAGGGCACACG ttggttTCCTTCAGTCCCCCAAGGCTGATCTATGCCATGCATGAGCTGATTGTCAGGGGTCTCTTAGGCGACGGAGGCACTACCTTGCTTAGCCACCT gaAAGGGGGGCCTGTTGACCTGTGTCTCAGGGATCAGATTATCCCCTACAGTCTGCCTCGCACTGTGAAGAAAATCCTCTCCATTCTCCTCAAGCCTATA TTTCCCCGCATCGCTGCTTCTCTGGATAGCCTGCGTGGAGTTGG CTCCGTGCAAGACCTGTGGAGACATCACGCGGATGTGGAA GACTACATACATGAGGTGATTGCAGAGTGGAGGAGGTGTGAGCTGGATGTGCTGCTGTGTCCCATGGTTGGTCCAGCCTACATCCATAACTACCCTGGCCAGCTTACCA gTACACTCACCTACACTATTATCTACAATCTCCTTAACTTCCCTGCTGGGGTGGTTCCTGTCTCCACGGTTACAGCAGAGGATGAGGAAGAACTCAGGCACTACAAGGGAAACTATGGGGACCTCTGGGACAAGCTCTACAAAAAG GCAGTGACAGGTGGAGAGGGGCTTCCTGTGGCCGTCCAGTGTGTGGCCCTGCCCTGGCAGGATGAGCTCTGTCTGCGATTCATGAGAGAGGTTGAGATGCTGGTCAGAGAGGATAAGAAATGA
- the LOC139415138 gene encoding fatty-acid amide hydrolase 1-like isoform X2 has protein sequence MEKTLEVNRRLNCCTEVLLESWDQLEDVDSHKDGLLYGVPVSIKENIGYKGHDSTCGVICKLDLPATGDSVLVEVLKRQGAIPFVKTNVPQGLQNFDCGNPIYGQTLNPHNPQKTSGGSSGGEGALIGGGGSVLGLGSDIGGSIRIPSSFCGICGFKPTANRLSLRGASSCIRGQKSVLSSLGPMARDVDSLALCMQALLCDHMFRLDPTVPPIPFNQQVYQSSKPLRIGNYENDGYAMPSPSMGRALRETKALLEKAGHTLVSFSPPRLIYAMHELIVRGLLGDGGTTLLSHLKGGPVDLCLRDQIIPYSLPRTVKKILSILLKPIFPRIAASLDSLRGVGSVQDLWRHHADVEDYIHEVIAEWRRCELDVLLCPMVGPAYIHNYPGQLTSTLTYTIIYNLLNFPAGVVPVSTVTAEDEEELRHYKGNYGDLWDKLYKKAVTGGEGLPVAVQCVALPWQDELCLRFMREVEMLVREDKK, from the exons ATGGAAAAG ACCTTGGAGGTGAATAGGAGACTGAACTGTTGCACTGAGGTCCTGCTGGAAAGTTGGGATCAGCTGGAGGATGTTGACTCTCACAAGGATGGTCTCCTTTATGGGGTCCCTGTCAGcatcaaggaaaatattggatacaAG GGTCATGACTCTACGTGTGGCGTAATCTGTAAATTGGACCTGCCTGCCACAGGGGACAGTGTGCTAGTTGAAGTGCTGAAGAGACAAGGCGCCATTCCCTTCGTCAAGACCAACGTGCCCCAAGGCCTGCAAAA CTTTGACTGTGGTAACCCTATCTATGGGCAGACTCTGAACCCCCACAACCCCCAGAAGACGTCAGGGGGCTCGTCTGGTGGGGAAGGGGCGCTGATCGGAGGAGGGGGCTCGGTTCTGGGCTTAGGGTCCGACATCGGGGGCAGCATCCGCATCCCATCATCCTTCTGTGGGATCTGTGGCTTCAAGCCCACGGCCAACAGGCtgag ttTGCGAGGTGCTAGCTCCTGTATCCGGGGCCAAAAGTCCG TGCTGTCGTCCCTTGGGCCCATGGCTAGAGACGTAGACAGCCTGGCTCTCTGTATGCAGGCTCTGCTCTGTGACCACATGTTCAGACTGGACCCCACGGTACCACCCATCCCATTCAACCAACAG gTATACCAGAGCTCCAAGCCCCTGAGGATCGGTAACTATGAGAATGACGGCTATGCCATGCCCTCTCCAAGCATGGGCCGAGCCCTGAGGGAGACCAAGGCCCTGCTGGAGAAAGCAGGGCACACG ttggttTCCTTCAGTCCCCCAAGGCTGATCTATGCCATGCATGAGCTGATTGTCAGGGGTCTCTTAGGCGACGGAGGCACTACCTTGCTTAGCCACCT gaAAGGGGGGCCTGTTGACCTGTGTCTCAGGGATCAGATTATCCCCTACAGTCTGCCTCGCACTGTGAAGAAAATCCTCTCCATTCTCCTCAAGCCTATA TTTCCCCGCATCGCTGCTTCTCTGGATAGCCTGCGTGGAGTTGG CTCCGTGCAAGACCTGTGGAGACATCACGCGGATGTGGAA GACTACATACATGAGGTGATTGCAGAGTGGAGGAGGTGTGAGCTGGATGTGCTGCTGTGTCCCATGGTTGGTCCAGCCTACATCCATAACTACCCTGGCCAGCTTACCA gTACACTCACCTACACTATTATCTACAATCTCCTTAACTTCCCTGCTGGGGTGGTTCCTGTCTCCACGGTTACAGCAGAGGATGAGGAAGAACTCAGGCACTACAAGGGAAACTATGGGGACCTCTGGGACAAGCTCTACAAAAAG GCAGTGACAGGTGGAGAGGGGCTTCCTGTGGCCGTCCAGTGTGTGGCCCTGCCCTGGCAGGATGAGCTCTGTCTGCGATTCATGAGAGAGGTTGAGATGCTGGTCAGAGAGGATAAGAAATGA